Proteins from a single region of Lysinibacillus sp. JNUCC-52:
- a CDS encoding LysR family transcriptional regulator, translating into METEWLRTFIVAAKTENFRETAEIRFITQSTVTKHIQHLEKELQLSLFERQTKQVKLNYIGAHFLRHAEKVVATIDEALHSTQSLKSGFTSHLTIGVAPQIANSTLPAIIDHFQQQKPSIQLSIELLKSNEIGEAVYAGAVDIGISKLTSTRAIHMEMLAQEPLQLIVPIGKKFTDPMTLLQQETILTHEYAPYWQEVQQVLQQLPSYKSMQLNQTEVIKNFVKQGLGIAFLPKSVIEAAYHGQLLHSYSIKEFSHIVSNTYFLAKYVTVDIEAFLAVCYDIYNKR; encoded by the coding sequence ATGGAAACAGAATGGTTACGTACGTTTATCGTTGCAGCGAAAACTGAAAATTTTCGTGAGACAGCAGAAATACGCTTTATTACCCAATCTACAGTAACGAAACATATTCAGCATCTAGAAAAGGAATTGCAATTATCGCTTTTTGAACGGCAAACAAAACAGGTAAAACTAAATTACATTGGGGCACACTTTTTACGGCATGCTGAAAAAGTGGTAGCAACCATTGATGAAGCATTACATAGTACACAGTCTTTGAAAAGCGGTTTTACTTCACATTTAACAATTGGCGTAGCACCGCAAATTGCGAATTCAACATTACCCGCTATTATTGATCATTTTCAACAACAAAAACCTAGCATTCAGCTTTCAATAGAACTGTTAAAATCCAATGAAATTGGAGAAGCGGTGTATGCTGGAGCTGTCGATATAGGTATATCGAAATTAACATCCACACGTGCTATCCATATGGAAATGCTTGCTCAAGAGCCACTCCAACTAATCGTACCGATAGGAAAAAAATTTACTGATCCAATGACGCTTCTACAGCAAGAAACGATTTTAACCCATGAATATGCACCATATTGGCAGGAGGTACAGCAAGTACTTCAGCAATTGCCAAGCTATAAAAGCATGCAGCTTAATCAAACCGAAGTCATAAAAAACTTTGTGAAGCAAGGCTTAGGTATAGCCTTTTTACCGAAAAGTGTTATCGAAGCTGCCTATCATGGGCAATTGCTTCATAGTTATTCGATAAAAGAGTTTTCACATATTGTGTCAAACACTTATTTTTTAGCTAAATACGTTACTGTAGATATAGAAGCATTTTTGGCTGTTTGTTATGACATCTATAATAAAAGGTGA
- a CDS encoding sigma-70 family RNA polymerase sigma factor, producing the protein MDSILEKIIDDHAEHLLRLAYFYVKNRHVAEDIVQEVFIKFSEHAYEERGQLRAYLSKLTINKSKDYLKSWHYKKCVLQEKLFLTQAKRQRDALIEAEEKSQIGAAILNLPLAYREPILLYYYEEMKIADIAQVLAIPENTVKTRLKRAREALKPHLGEQWEVLLHE; encoded by the coding sequence GTGGACAGCATTCTTGAAAAAATTATCGATGATCATGCAGAGCATTTGCTTCGCCTCGCCTATTTTTACGTTAAAAATCGGCATGTAGCAGAGGATATTGTGCAAGAAGTGTTTATAAAATTTTCAGAGCATGCCTATGAGGAACGAGGACAGCTACGCGCTTATTTATCGAAGCTGACGATTAATAAAAGCAAAGATTATTTAAAAAGCTGGCATTATAAAAAATGTGTTTTACAGGAAAAACTATTTCTTACACAGGCCAAAAGACAGCGAGATGCACTAATTGAAGCGGAGGAAAAATCACAAATTGGAGCCGCAATCCTAAATCTTCCGCTGGCATATAGAGAACCGATACTACTTTATTATTATGAAGAAATGAAGATTGCTGATATTGCCCAAGTGCTTGCAATTCCCGAAAATACTGTGAAAACAAGACTTAAAAGGGCACGTGAAGCATTAAAGCCACATTTAGGGGAGCAATGGGAGGTGTTATTACATGAATGA
- a CDS encoding DUF47 domain-containing protein yields the protein MFNSSKQDPFFQALLKISQNVKEGIYYAHNARIQDNIDALKEIADTMKQYETSGDKLIHELIVMLNKSFMTPIEREDILALANKLDDVIDGMEGCIAHFNMYNLTEVTEPMRQFLTYIAKSTDEMVQAMELLNNKKLVEMRKHAIQIKDYERECDEIFRSSMKQLFIQEKDPMRLIVFKDIYEQFEDIADCCQTVANTIETIIMRNA from the coding sequence ATGTTCAACTCAAGCAAGCAAGATCCATTTTTCCAGGCATTATTAAAAATCTCTCAAAATGTGAAAGAAGGCATTTACTACGCACATAATGCGCGTATTCAAGATAATATTGATGCATTGAAAGAAATTGCCGATACAATGAAACAATATGAAACAAGCGGTGACAAATTAATTCATGAGCTTATCGTCATGCTTAATAAATCATTTATGACACCGATTGAACGTGAAGATATTTTAGCATTAGCAAATAAATTAGATGACGTAATCGATGGGATGGAAGGTTGTATTGCTCATTTTAATATGTATAACTTAACAGAAGTAACAGAGCCAATGCGCCAATTTCTTACTTATATTGCGAAAAGTACAGATGAAATGGTACAAGCAATGGAACTGTTAAATAATAAAAAGCTTGTTGAAATGCGTAAACATGCAATTCAAATTAAAGATTATGAACGTGAATGTGATGAGATTTTCCGTTCTTCTATGAAGCAATTATTTATTCAAGAAAAAGACCCAATGCGTCTTATCGTATTCAAAGATATTTATGAACAATTCGAAGATATTGCAGATTGCTGCCAAACAGTAGCAAATACAATTGAAACAATAATTATGCGAAATGCGTAA
- a CDS encoding inorganic phosphate transporter — MDTILLITILVVMFALIFDFINGFHDTANAIATSVSTRALKPRTAVYMAAVMNFIGAITFVGVAKALTKDIVDPFTLNTYDGDITGSVVILAALLSAITWNLLTWYFGIPSSSSHTLIGSVAGAAIAAAGFDILNYAGFIKILQALIFSPLLAFAAGFLMMSIFKVVFKDMNLYRTNKGFRTVQIGTAALQSFTHGTNDAQKAMGIITLALIAGGLHQGDDIPFWVRFAAACAMGLGTSVGGYKIIKTVGGKIMKIRPVNGVAADLASASIIFGATLIHLPVSTTHVISSSIMGVGTAHRVKGVKWGMARKIVTTWVITMPISAVMAATIYFILSLFF, encoded by the coding sequence ATGGATACGATATTACTGATAACAATATTAGTCGTTATGTTCGCACTTATATTCGATTTCATTAACGGCTTCCATGATACAGCTAATGCGATTGCAACATCTGTATCAACACGTGCATTAAAGCCCCGCACGGCCGTTTATATGGCTGCAGTAATGAACTTTATCGGTGCTATTACGTTTGTGGGTGTTGCAAAGGCGCTAACGAAGGATATTGTTGACCCTTTCACCTTAAATACTTATGACGGTGATATTACAGGTTCAGTTGTTATTTTAGCAGCATTACTTTCAGCGATTACATGGAACTTGTTAACGTGGTATTTCGGAATACCATCAAGTTCCTCTCATACATTAATAGGTTCTGTAGCTGGGGCAGCAATTGCAGCAGCAGGCTTTGATATTCTAAATTACGCAGGTTTCATTAAAATACTTCAAGCGCTTATTTTCTCACCATTACTTGCGTTTGCTGCTGGTTTTTTAATGATGTCAATATTTAAAGTAGTCTTTAAAGATATGAATTTATATCGTACGAATAAAGGATTCCGTACAGTGCAAATCGGTACAGCGGCATTACAATCATTTACACATGGTACAAACGATGCGCAAAAGGCGATGGGGATTATTACACTTGCATTAATTGCAGGTGGTTTACACCAAGGAGACGATATTCCGTTTTGGGTACGTTTTGCAGCTGCATGTGCGATGGGTCTTGGGACATCAGTAGGTGGTTACAAAATTATTAAAACAGTGGGTGGTAAGATTATGAAAATCCGCCCAGTTAATGGTGTAGCAGCAGACTTAGCATCAGCTTCCATTATTTTCGGTGCGACGCTAATCCATTTGCCTGTTTCGACAACACACGTTATTTCATCTTCCATTATGGGTGTAGGTACTGCACATCGTGTCAAAGGTGTTAAATGGGGGATGGCGCGTAAAATTGTGACGACTTGGGTTATTACAATGCCAATCTCAGCTGTCATGGCAGCCACAATTTACTTTATCTTAAGCTTATTTTTCTAA
- a CDS encoding class I SAM-dependent methyltransferase produces MTTKWNANLYDQKHDFVSKFGESLVDLLAPQKHEHILDVGCGTGDLANEIALAGAVVLGIDASNDMINSAQQKFPTITFDTQDAATMDYSHQFDAVFSNAALHWMKQQEKVIDNIYRALKQHGRFVAEMGGQGNIASIVGALRQSMEELQLPYEEQYFPWYFPASEEYQSMLENVGFTVQLITLYERPTPLQGDDGLRNWLVMFSNNILQQLNDDEKELVYAKCEELLKPTYYQDKQWIADYWRLRFVATKC; encoded by the coding sequence ATGACAACAAAATGGAATGCAAATCTATACGATCAAAAGCATGACTTTGTCTCAAAATTCGGGGAAAGTTTAGTGGACTTACTTGCACCACAAAAACATGAACATATTTTAGATGTTGGCTGTGGAACTGGAGATTTAGCAAATGAAATTGCACTTGCTGGGGCTGTCGTTTTAGGCATTGATGCTTCAAATGACATGATTAACAGTGCTCAGCAAAAATTCCCGACGATTACGTTTGATACACAGGATGCAGCGACGATGGACTATTCACATCAGTTTGACGCAGTATTTTCAAATGCTGCACTACATTGGATGAAACAACAGGAAAAAGTTATCGACAATATTTACCGAGCCCTGAAACAACACGGACGTTTTGTTGCTGAAATGGGTGGTCAAGGGAATATCGCTTCAATCGTCGGGGCACTTAGACAAAGTATGGAAGAACTTCAGCTTCCATATGAGGAGCAATATTTCCCATGGTATTTTCCTGCGTCAGAGGAATATCAATCAATGCTAGAAAATGTCGGCTTTACTGTTCAACTGATTACTTTATATGAACGACCGACCCCACTTCAAGGTGACGATGGCTTACGCAATTGGTTAGTCATGTTTAGCAATAATATCCTTCAGCAATTAAATGACGATGAAAAGGAGCTAGTTTACGCTAAATGTGAAGAATTATTAAAGCCAACATATTATCAAGACAAACAATGGATTGCCGATTATTGGCGATTACGTTTTGTTGCGACGAAATGCTAA
- the nhaC gene encoding Na+/H+ antiporter NhaC: MFRIEAKSNPRFFEACFITLLIIATMAISIGYLKATPHIPIVLVISILIAYGLLKKVPFRELESGMIAGASAGLGAVFIFFFIGILISSWIMGGTIPTLIYYGFLTVSPSFFFAIVFLICSIVGISVGSSLTTVATVGVAFMGIAGAMDISLAITAGAIVSGAFFGDKMSPLSDTTNLASGTVGVDLFEHIKNMGWTTIPAFIISFVLYALLSPSSANTSFETVEQFKVGLLSTGLIHWYTLLPIVVLIIMTLYKAPALITLAVVSIVGVGLAYIQEPLALSHVFEMLFNGYVSDTGNEEVDALLTRGGMNSMLFTIALVLLALTMGGLLFTLGIIQSILAKVESLFTSAGSVITGAALTGIGVNTLIGEQYLSILLTGEAFKAQFAKVGLAPKNLSRVMEDAGTVVNPLVPWSVCGIFIASVLDISTTTYLPFTFFCLLGPILTVLFGWSGKTLTKLEKLD, encoded by the coding sequence ATGTTTCGAATTGAAGCAAAAAGTAACCCTCGATTTTTTGAGGCTTGCTTCATTACACTTTTAATTATTGCTACAATGGCAATTAGTATTGGCTATTTAAAGGCAACACCGCATATTCCGATTGTTTTAGTTATTTCGATTTTAATTGCCTATGGTCTTCTAAAAAAAGTTCCGTTTCGTGAGCTTGAGTCTGGGATGATTGCAGGCGCTAGCGCTGGTTTAGGTGCAGTCTTTATTTTCTTCTTTATCGGTATTTTAATTTCCAGTTGGATTATGGGTGGTACGATTCCAACACTCATTTACTACGGCTTTTTAACTGTATCACCTAGCTTTTTCTTTGCAATCGTTTTTCTAATTTGTAGCATAGTCGGTATTTCAGTTGGTAGTTCACTAACAACCGTTGCAACAGTTGGGGTAGCCTTTATGGGAATTGCGGGTGCGATGGATATTTCATTAGCAATAACAGCTGGTGCAATCGTTTCAGGCGCCTTTTTCGGAGATAAAATGTCACCACTATCCGATACTACTAATCTAGCATCCGGTACGGTAGGCGTAGACCTTTTTGAGCATATAAAAAATATGGGTTGGACGACAATTCCCGCCTTCATTATTTCATTTGTTCTGTATGCCTTGTTATCACCATCTAGCGCCAATACTTCTTTTGAAACGGTTGAACAATTTAAAGTAGGGTTACTTTCTACAGGTCTAATTCATTGGTATACATTACTACCAATCGTTGTGCTTATCATTATGACATTATATAAAGCTCCTGCACTTATTACACTTGCAGTTGTCTCTATCGTTGGTGTTGGGCTTGCTTACATTCAAGAACCACTTGCATTATCTCATGTATTCGAAATGCTTTTTAATGGTTATGTTTCTGATACGGGGAATGAGGAAGTAGATGCACTGCTTACACGTGGCGGTATGAATAGTATGCTATTTACCATTGCGCTCGTTTTACTAGCATTAACAATGGGTGGACTTCTATTTACGCTCGGTATTATTCAAAGTATTTTAGCAAAAGTTGAAAGTTTATTTACAAGTGCTGGCTCAGTAATTACTGGTGCAGCTCTTACTGGGATTGGCGTCAATACATTAATCGGTGAGCAGTACTTATCCATTTTACTAACAGGTGAGGCTTTTAAAGCTCAGTTCGCAAAGGTCGGACTTGCGCCAAAAAATCTATCACGAGTAATGGAGGATGCTGGTACTGTTGTCAATCCACTTGTGCCTTGGAGTGTATGTGGTATTTTTATCGCTAGTGTACTAGATATCTCCACGACAACTTATCTTCCATTCACCTTCTTCTGTTTACTTGGTCCAATTTTAACCGTACTATTTGGCTGGAGCGGCAAAACGTTAACAAAGCTTGAAAAATTAGATTAG
- a CDS encoding LolA family protein yields MKWKRTLCVGGMIAFLTISLVGCNSEASYSPQEIIDQALQETKELESYYGEYTMDIDETEGATVKEWMKDGKRRIEMSVDEDYVIAVNDGKQVITFSKKENKASIMTFENGELEELMGRSAKDNAQVLLNLVKDSHDIAIAGEEKIAGRDAYHITAKAQKKNTLLGDIEVWIDKKTWLTLKTITTNAGIVTQQQYTKLEVNKKIDDALFAYDIPEGATIEQIDTQDQTTSTTMDEVKKQLGNFLILPEKDGVTLSTILDMKVEERPEFSFEYEKEEQPAFSVSVFKVVSNYETFGGSLANEEDIQVRGQEGTYMELGDRFVISWNENGYQYSILTENPDLTKEEILAYAKEMTIVQ; encoded by the coding sequence ATGAAATGGAAAAGAACATTATGTGTAGGCGGAATGATTGCATTCCTAACGATTAGTTTAGTTGGCTGCAATTCAGAGGCATCTTATTCGCCACAGGAGATAATCGACCAGGCTTTACAGGAAACAAAAGAGCTAGAAAGCTATTATGGTGAATATACTATGGATATAGATGAAACTGAGGGCGCTACCGTGAAAGAGTGGATGAAGGATGGTAAACGCCGAATTGAAATGTCAGTCGATGAAGATTATGTAATTGCAGTTAATGATGGTAAGCAAGTTATTACTTTTAGTAAAAAAGAAAACAAAGCGTCCATTATGACATTTGAAAATGGAGAATTAGAAGAGTTAATGGGAAGATCGGCAAAAGATAATGCCCAAGTCTTATTAAACTTAGTAAAGGATTCCCATGACATTGCCATAGCGGGTGAAGAAAAAATTGCTGGAAGAGATGCTTATCATATTACGGCAAAAGCACAAAAAAAGAATACACTACTAGGCGACATTGAAGTGTGGATTGATAAAAAAACGTGGTTAACGTTAAAAACTATTACGACGAACGCTGGTATTGTAACGCAACAACAGTACACGAAGCTTGAAGTGAATAAGAAAATAGATGATGCATTGTTTGCTTATGATATACCAGAAGGTGCAACAATCGAGCAAATTGATACGCAAGATCAAACGACATCTACGACAATGGATGAGGTGAAAAAACAGCTTGGTAATTTTTTAATACTACCTGAAAAAGATGGGGTGACTCTATCAACGATACTAGATATGAAAGTAGAAGAACGTCCAGAATTTTCATTTGAATATGAAAAAGAGGAGCAACCTGCATTTTCAGTGTCAGTGTTTAAAGTTGTGAGTAATTATGAAACGTTTGGTGGTAGTCTTGCGAATGAAGAAGATATACAAGTACGAGGTCAAGAAGGGACTTATATGGAATTAGGAGATCGCTTCGTTATTAGTTGGAATGAAAATGGCTACCAATACAGCATTCTTACTGAAAACCCTGATTTGACAAAAGAAGAAATACTAGCATATGCGAAGGAAATGACTATTGTTCAGTGA
- a CDS encoding urease accessory protein UreH domain-containing protein, with protein sequence MYSLMSEISRIVSGPITLFLNSYEHSPLIIALLLGLVGALAPCQLTGNMSAITFYGNRTIQMKNNFGEVIFFIIGKVVVFSLIGLFAWLFGQSFETSMTSYFPIFRKVIGPIMLLTGLVLIGILKLKWLNQMATRIPLVLKEGKLGSFIMGACFAIAFCPTMFVLFFVWLMPTVVTTSYGFILPAIFGVATSLPLILMLTLIHLFDTKRFIMKTSMKMGRVIQIVAGIILIIIGVTDTITYWGAS encoded by the coding sequence ATGTATAGTTTGATGTCTGAAATTAGTCGTATCGTAAGTGGACCAATTACTTTATTTTTAAACTCCTATGAACATTCTCCACTCATAATAGCGTTACTTTTAGGGTTAGTAGGCGCACTTGCACCTTGTCAATTAACTGGCAATATGAGTGCTATTACTTTCTATGGTAATCGCACGATTCAAATGAAAAATAATTTTGGGGAAGTAATATTTTTTATCATCGGTAAGGTCGTTGTGTTTAGTTTAATCGGATTATTTGCGTGGCTATTTGGTCAATCATTTGAAACGTCAATGACTAGCTATTTTCCAATTTTTCGAAAGGTGATCGGGCCAATTATGTTGTTGACTGGCCTTGTCCTAATTGGTATTTTAAAATTAAAATGGCTGAATCAAATGGCAACACGTATCCCACTTGTATTGAAAGAAGGAAAGCTTGGTTCATTTATAATGGGGGCTTGTTTTGCCATTGCCTTTTGTCCAACGATGTTTGTGCTCTTCTTCGTTTGGCTCATGCCGACAGTTGTTACAACTTCATATGGCTTTATTTTGCCTGCGATTTTCGGCGTTGCGACTTCATTGCCATTAATCTTAATGTTGACACTTATCCATTTGTTTGATACAAAACGTTTTATTATGAAAACAAGTATGAAAATGGGAAGGGTAATACAAATCGTAGCAGGTATTATTTTAATCATTATTGGTGTAACGGACACGATTACATATTGGGGCGCTTCATGA
- a CDS encoding sensor histidine kinase, translating into MKIKTWLLTMFFIVMIVPIGGAYGLYMWVNAYYHDKSFAEYMEKWTELNRVKSVLNDPLLYRKNADLQEVKALTSDQLAITLYAKSGFVYYSSNPLHSGFVSRELIMKNLFELQQKYNAFTYKEPIYQKGDLVGFYEIQLVRKDWVQAVERRSWLVIASTITLFLAIYVTVILLLNRKLNRPLQKLMEQMHAFGKGKHVESVIAARKDEIGELAKTFISMQSEIETARAHLKEEQQQKELMIASISHDLKTPLTSIQAYAESLQNPSLSSHIKEEYQAVILTKAVDMKDMLEDLLMYTLLQSTSYDVSLVQVEGQEFFDMAISEYEPLCQRKGFSLHTLCDVEGAYAVHPSQMQRVIDNLMSNATHFGTSGTTIGLAAISNRKLDWGFDFVNAALSQTKGMYLVVQNSGEGVCEQEINQLFEPMYQSDHARTKTGQRGTGLGLSIAKQIIEKHGGTVNMVSQQGVGTAVLCWLPPYKGADKE; encoded by the coding sequence ATGAAAATTAAAACTTGGCTACTAACCATGTTTTTTATCGTTATGATTGTACCGATTGGCGGGGCATATGGCTTATATATGTGGGTAAACGCATATTACCATGATAAAAGCTTTGCAGAGTATATGGAAAAATGGACTGAACTAAATCGTGTAAAATCGGTTCTTAACGACCCATTGTTATATAGAAAAAATGCCGATTTGCAAGAGGTGAAAGCACTTACGAGCGATCAACTTGCTATTACGCTGTATGCGAAATCTGGTTTTGTTTATTATTCTTCAAATCCTTTACATTCTGGTTTTGTTTCAAGGGAACTTATTATGAAAAACTTATTTGAATTACAGCAAAAATACAATGCGTTTACGTACAAAGAACCTATTTATCAAAAAGGTGATCTAGTTGGATTTTATGAAATTCAATTAGTGAGGAAGGACTGGGTCCAAGCTGTAGAGAGGCGTTCGTGGCTTGTTATTGCTAGCACGATAACACTATTTTTAGCAATTTATGTGACAGTAATTTTATTGCTTAATCGTAAATTGAATCGGCCTTTACAAAAGTTAATGGAACAAATGCATGCGTTTGGTAAAGGAAAACATGTTGAATCTGTTATTGCTGCAAGAAAAGATGAAATTGGTGAACTTGCAAAGACTTTCATAAGTATGCAAAGTGAAATTGAAACAGCACGTGCACATTTAAAAGAAGAACAGCAACAAAAAGAGCTGATGATTGCCAGTATTTCACATGATTTAAAAACACCTTTAACCTCGATACAAGCATATGCTGAAAGTTTACAAAACCCTTCACTCTCTTCTCACATAAAGGAGGAATATCAAGCTGTTATACTAACGAAGGCAGTGGATATGAAGGACATGCTAGAAGATTTACTAATGTATACATTGCTTCAATCTACAAGCTACGATGTATCACTTGTTCAAGTAGAAGGACAGGAATTTTTTGATATGGCGATTTCAGAATATGAACCACTTTGTCAAAGAAAAGGATTTTCGCTACATACATTATGTGATGTTGAGGGGGCATATGCTGTTCATCCTTCACAAATGCAACGTGTGATCGATAACTTAATGAGCAATGCGACACATTTTGGAACATCTGGCACTACGATTGGTTTAGCGGCTATTAGTAATCGTAAACTTGATTGGGGCTTTGACTTTGTCAATGCAGCGCTTTCCCAAACGAAAGGAATGTATTTAGTTGTGCAAAATAGTGGGGAAGGTGTATGTGAACAAGAAATCAATCAATTATTTGAACCAATGTATCAATCCGATCATGCCAGAACAAAGACAGGACAACGAGGAACTGGGCTTGGTCTTAGCATAGCAAAACAAATTATTGAAAAACATGGTGGAACCGTAAATATGGTATCACAACAAGGTGTTGGGACAGCAGTGCTCTGCTGGTTACCGCCATACAAAGGAGCAGATAAGGAATGA
- a CDS encoding YnfA family protein — MIYAIILFIVAGIGEIGGGYLIWLWLREGKPFYWGIFGGIALALYGVVATFQSFPTFGRVYAAYGGVFIVLSVLWGWGIDKQKPDMLDLIGAGICIVGVMVMLWPRS, encoded by the coding sequence ATGATTTACGCAATTATATTATTTATCGTAGCAGGCATTGGCGAAATTGGAGGGGGCTATTTAATTTGGCTTTGGTTAAGGGAAGGTAAACCATTTTATTGGGGCATTTTTGGTGGGATTGCATTAGCATTATATGGCGTCGTTGCAACCTTTCAATCATTCCCAACTTTCGGTAGAGTCTATGCAGCATATGGAGGCGTCTTTATTGTGCTTTCCGTATTGTGGGGCTGGGGAATAGATAAGCAAAAGCCAGATATGTTAGATTTAATTGGTGCTGGCATTTGTATAGTAGGGGTCATGGTAATGTTATGGCCTCGTTCATAA
- a CDS encoding response regulator transcription factor has translation MSEKLLLIEDDPAIGRIVKDTLEQEGYEVTWATTGLEGLADFQAQSFDLVLVDWMLPEMDGLTVCQNIRWESDVPILMMSARKEEADKVEGLQGADDYLAKPFSLAELKARVASHLRRWQRFKKIEMTDHVATFDFGLVIDWQKEITTLQNKELTLTQKEFALLKLLAKNPGQTFSKEELYQHIWQQASVDETHTVTVHIKALREKLQDPVKSPHYIQTVWGKGYRFIGERL, from the coding sequence ATGAGTGAAAAGCTATTACTTATTGAAGATGATCCCGCAATAGGACGCATTGTAAAAGATACGCTTGAACAAGAAGGATATGAAGTCACTTGGGCGACAACTGGTTTAGAAGGTCTAGCAGATTTTCAAGCACAATCATTTGATTTAGTATTAGTCGATTGGATGCTACCTGAAATGGATGGCCTAACCGTATGTCAAAATATTCGCTGGGAAAGTGATGTGCCAATCCTTATGATGAGCGCTCGTAAAGAAGAAGCTGATAAGGTTGAAGGGTTACAAGGAGCGGATGATTACTTAGCAAAGCCATTTAGCTTAGCAGAATTAAAGGCACGTGTTGCTTCCCATCTACGTCGATGGCAACGCTTTAAGAAAATAGAAATGACAGATCACGTAGCAACATTTGATTTTGGTTTAGTAATTGACTGGCAAAAAGAAATAACGACACTGCAAAATAAAGAATTAACCTTAACACAAAAAGAATTTGCTCTTTTAAAACTACTTGCGAAAAACCCTGGTCAAACATTTTCCAAAGAAGAGCTATATCAGCATATTTGGCAGCAAGCCAGTGTAGATGAAACACATACAGTCACAGTCCATATTAAAGCACTGCGGGAAAAACTACAGGATCCTGTTAAAAGCCCACATTATATTCAAACAGTTTGGGGCAAGGGCTATCGCTTTATTGGAGAACGGTTATGA
- a CDS encoding sulfite exporter TauE/SafE family protein, with the protein MDINLLSLGTLLVFGFIASFLNAIVGGGGLISLPALMAVGLPPSTAIATNKLANTISNGTSMLTFLRAGKVDFKKIGKILPFIFVGSLIGAYTVHLVSPSILKPLMLVMLVLVATYTILKEDWGQQPHQRILSIGKKLGFLCAFAAIGFYDGFFGPGTGSFFIFILLMMGNDFLQAAGNAKAFNFTSNLAALAMFLVLGQVNFLYGLPMGFVMIFGAILGSKFALTRGTKLMRIIFILMTCILIVKNAWDYIGAH; encoded by the coding sequence ATGGATATTAATTTACTCTCACTCGGAACATTATTAGTTTTTGGCTTTATCGCATCCTTTTTGAATGCAATTGTCGGTGGTGGCGGATTGATTTCTCTACCAGCATTAATGGCAGTTGGCTTACCTCCTAGCACAGCAATAGCAACAAACAAACTGGCGAATACCATTAGTAATGGAACAAGCATGCTAACATTTTTACGAGCAGGTAAAGTCGACTTTAAAAAAATAGGTAAAATCTTACCCTTTATTTTTGTTGGCTCACTAATTGGCGCATACACCGTACACCTCGTGTCTCCGTCCATTTTAAAGCCACTTATGCTTGTTATGCTCGTACTTGTAGCTACTTATACAATTTTAAAAGAAGATTGGGGACAACAACCTCATCAACGCATTTTAAGTATTGGGAAAAAACTTGGGTTCCTTTGTGCTTTTGCTGCAATCGGTTTTTACGACGGATTTTTCGGTCCAGGAACAGGTTCTTTTTTCATCTTTATCTTATTAATGATGGGTAATGACTTCTTACAAGCTGCAGGTAATGCAAAAGCATTTAATTTCACTTCAAATTTAGCAGCTCTTGCAATGTTTTTAGTATTAGGACAAGTTAATTTTCTGTACGGTTTACCAATGGGCTTCGTGATGATTTTCGGCGCCATTTTAGGTTCTAAATTTGCGTTAACTCGAGGTACGAAATTAATGCGAATTATTTTTATTCTTATGACTTGTATCTTAATTGTGAAAAATGCATGGGATTATATTGGCGCACATTAA